One window of Brachybacterium ginsengisoli genomic DNA carries:
- a CDS encoding PDDEXK family nuclease — protein sequence MTLRRATDLLPGRLYSRRGLREQGMHPRVLASDEIATPVAGYCSRADAPAPLVRVALLVQTVLVPGSVISHATAAELLGLPLPLELTRAGGAPLHCTILRTAEDTGGGRRRTRQSLVVHAATALPSSRLRGLAITPPLEVLRQIVSKLSHDDLVACLDSLAARRHGAAVHVPLPLILPDVGRLRGPGSVAVRRAATDARAEVWSPMETRTRLLLRRHGFPEPTPNLRVREEATGRTFVIGLAYPAAKVAVEYDSEEHRLNRRQWQKDLHKNEVLHQLGWSVVRLSVADLLDPADAIARLTAAGARNDL from the coding sequence ATGACGCTCCGCCGTGCCACCGACCTCCTCCCGGGCCGCCTCTACTCGCGCCGCGGCCTGCGTGAGCAGGGCATGCACCCGCGGGTTCTCGCATCGGATGAGATCGCGACGCCGGTGGCCGGGTACTGCTCCCGCGCCGACGCTCCTGCTCCGCTGGTCCGCGTCGCGCTCCTGGTGCAGACCGTCCTCGTCCCGGGCTCCGTCATCTCGCACGCGACCGCTGCGGAGCTGCTCGGCCTCCCGCTGCCCCTCGAGCTCACGCGTGCGGGCGGCGCACCGCTGCACTGCACGATCCTTCGAACCGCTGAGGACACCGGCGGCGGACGCCGACGGACGCGGCAGAGCCTCGTCGTGCACGCCGCGACCGCTCTCCCCAGCAGCCGCCTGCGGGGCCTCGCCATCACCCCGCCGCTGGAGGTCCTGCGGCAGATCGTCTCGAAGCTGTCCCATGACGACCTCGTGGCCTGCCTCGACTCTCTCGCCGCGAGACGGCATGGGGCAGCGGTGCACGTCCCTCTTCCTCTGATCCTGCCCGACGTCGGGCGGCTGCGCGGGCCCGGATCCGTCGCGGTGCGCCGTGCCGCGACGGACGCCCGTGCGGAGGTCTGGTCGCCGATGGAGACTCGCACCCGGCTCCTCCTGCGGCGACACGGCTTCCCGGAGCCGACGCCGAACCTCCGCGTCCGTGAGGAGGCGACGGGACGGACGTTCGTCATCGGTCTGGCGTATCCGGCGGCGAAGGTCGCGGTCGAGTACGACAGCGAGGAGCATCGTCTCAACCGTCGGCAATGGCAGAAGGACCTGCACAAGAACGAGGTGCTCCATCAGCTCGGCTGGTCCGTGGTGAGGCTGTCGGTCGCGGATCTGCTCGATCCCGCCGATGCGATCGCGCGACTCACCGCCGCAGGCGCCCGGAACGATCTCTGA
- the trmD gene encoding tRNA (guanosine(37)-N1)-methyltransferase TrmD has translation MRIDVITIFPEYLTPLELSLIGKARREGLVDLHVHDLRQWTHDRHRTVDDTPLGGGAGMVMKPEPWAAAFSGVREAGHAELGEDVEPLIIFPNPAGAPFAQATAQEWSQCEWLVFACGRYEGIDERVYEHLADVGCEVALASLGDYVLNGGEVAVLAITEAVVRLVPGVVGNAESLVEESHSEGLLEYPLYTRPASWTDPAGVVREAPPILLSGDHGKIAAWRREQSLARTAERRPDLLAAGDGDTQSA, from the coding sequence ATGCGCATCGACGTCATCACGATCTTCCCCGAGTACCTCACCCCGCTCGAGCTCTCGCTGATCGGCAAGGCCCGCCGCGAGGGTCTCGTCGATCTCCACGTGCACGACCTGCGTCAGTGGACCCATGACCGCCACCGCACGGTGGACGACACCCCGCTCGGCGGTGGTGCCGGCATGGTCATGAAGCCCGAGCCGTGGGCCGCCGCCTTCTCCGGCGTGCGCGAGGCCGGGCACGCCGAGCTGGGTGAGGACGTCGAGCCGCTGATCATCTTCCCGAACCCCGCCGGTGCACCGTTCGCCCAGGCCACCGCTCAGGAGTGGTCCCAGTGCGAGTGGCTGGTGTTCGCCTGCGGCCGCTACGAGGGGATCGACGAGCGCGTCTACGAGCACCTCGCGGACGTGGGCTGCGAGGTCGCGCTCGCCTCCCTCGGCGACTACGTGCTCAACGGCGGCGAGGTCGCGGTGCTCGCGATCACCGAGGCCGTGGTGCGCCTGGTCCCGGGCGTGGTGGGCAATGCCGAGTCGCTCGTCGAGGAGTCGCATTCCGAGGGCCTGCTCGAGTACCCGCTCTACACCCGGCCGGCCTCCTGGACCGATCCGGCCGGGGTGGTCCGCGAGGCCCCGCCGATCCTGCTCTCGGGGGATCACGGCAAGATCGCGGCGTGGCGCAGGGAGCAGTCGCTCGCGCGCACCGCGGAGCGTCGGCCCGATCTGCTGGCGGCCGGGGATGGGGATACCCAGAGCGCGTGA
- the rpsP gene encoding 30S ribosomal protein S16, with amino-acid sequence MAVKIRLKRMGKVRAPYYRIVVADSRKKRDGAVIEEIGMYHPTEHPSVIEVESERAQYWLGVGAQPTEQVTALLKVTGDWAKFKGEGDAAGSLKTAETRKTAEELIADADKAAAESREGAKKAKESEAAEVAAGSEEAPAEGETTEDAADAATDEA; translated from the coding sequence GTGGCTGTCAAGATCCGCCTGAAGCGCATGGGCAAGGTCCGTGCACCGTACTACCGCATCGTCGTCGCCGATTCGCGCAAGAAGCGCGACGGCGCCGTGATCGAGGAGATCGGCATGTACCACCCGACCGAGCACCCCTCGGTCATCGAGGTCGAGTCCGAGCGTGCGCAGTACTGGCTCGGTGTCGGCGCCCAGCCGACCGAGCAGGTCACCGCACTCCTCAAGGTCACCGGCGACTGGGCCAAGTTCAAGGGTGAGGGCGACGCCGCCGGCTCCCTGAAGACCGCCGAGACCAGGAAGACCGCCGAGGAGCTCATCGCCGACGCCGACAAGGCCGCCGCCGAGAGCCGCGAGGGCGCCAAGAAGGCCAAGGAGTCCGAGGCCGCCGAGGTCGCCGCCGGTTCCGAGGAGGCCCCGGCCGAGGGTGAGACCACCGAGGACGCCGCCGACGCGGCGACCGACGAGGCCTGA
- a CDS encoding amidohydrolase family protein, with protein MSADLPRPVRRDPVLRLTGPLLLGPEQEILGAWVVGGRIHHERPELPAGVEIRELDGVVVPGLADLHCHLGIGDGGGGTTLAEARRQAITDRDSGVLLIRDAGSIIDNSPLQRQDDLPRLIRCGRHLARTRRYLIGYADEVEPEDLPAAVTREARRGDGWVKLVGDWIDRAVGDLDPCWDADGFLAAADAAHAAGARITTHTFDEATLPLALDAGFDCLEHATGLTDGTITRAAQLGVPVVTTLVNVGEFEAYASQGERKFPAYAAHMRRLRAARFDRTRDAHDAGVQLLVGTDAGGVLGHGIVHDELDELARAGLDPTAILDAAAWAPRTFLGVPGLEDGAPADLLVLPGDPRTDHRVLRRRSHVVLGGRIVAGR; from the coding sequence ATGTCCGCTGACCTTCCGCGCCCGGTGCGCCGTGATCCCGTCCTGCGACTGACCGGCCCGCTCCTGCTGGGCCCCGAGCAGGAGATCCTCGGGGCGTGGGTGGTGGGAGGCCGGATCCACCACGAGCGACCTGAGCTGCCCGCGGGCGTCGAGATCCGCGAGCTCGACGGCGTGGTGGTGCCCGGGCTCGCCGACCTCCACTGCCATCTGGGCATCGGCGACGGCGGCGGGGGCACCACGCTGGCGGAGGCCCGTCGGCAGGCGATCACGGATCGCGACTCCGGGGTGCTCCTGATACGGGACGCCGGCTCGATCATCGACAACTCGCCGCTGCAGCGGCAGGACGATCTGCCACGACTGATCCGCTGCGGCCGCCACCTGGCCCGCACCCGGCGCTACCTCATCGGATACGCGGACGAGGTCGAGCCCGAGGACCTCCCCGCCGCGGTGACCCGCGAGGCCCGGCGCGGTGACGGCTGGGTGAAGCTGGTGGGGGACTGGATCGACCGGGCGGTGGGTGATCTGGACCCCTGCTGGGACGCCGACGGCTTCCTCGCCGCGGCCGACGCCGCCCATGCCGCGGGAGCCCGGATCACCACCCACACCTTCGACGAGGCGACCCTGCCCCTCGCACTCGACGCCGGCTTCGACTGCCTCGAGCACGCCACCGGGCTGACGGACGGGACGATCACCCGTGCCGCGCAGCTCGGGGTCCCCGTCGTCACCACCCTCGTCAACGTCGGCGAGTTCGAGGCCTATGCGAGTCAGGGCGAGCGGAAGTTCCCCGCCTACGCCGCGCACATGCGCCGCCTGCGCGCGGCCCGCTTCGACCGCACCCGGGACGCGCACGACGCCGGGGTCCAGCTGCTGGTGGGGACCGACGCCGGGGGAGTGCTGGGCCACGGCATCGTCCACGACGAGCTCGACGAGCTCGCCCGAGCCGGTCTGGACCCCACCGCGATCCTGGACGCCGCGGCCTGGGCGCCCCGAACCTTCCTCGGGGTGCCAGGCCTCGAGGACGGAGCGCCCGCGGACCTCCTCGTCCTGCCCGGCGACCCCCGCACCGATCATCGGGTGCTGCGCCGACGGAGCCATGTAGTGCTGGGCGGACGGATCGTCGCGGGCCGTTGA
- a CDS encoding RNA-binding protein: protein MSSRAEALDHLVRGIVDDPDAVRVTEKSTRRGPLLEVRVGAADLGRVIGRSGRTARALRTVTAALSDDDVRVDIVDVDRR from the coding sequence ATGAGCTCTCGCGCCGAAGCCCTCGACCACCTCGTCCGCGGCATCGTCGATGACCCCGACGCCGTGCGCGTGACCGAGAAGTCCACGCGTCGCGGTCCGCTGCTCGAGGTCCGGGTCGGCGCCGCCGACCTCGGTCGGGTCATCGGCCGCTCGGGGCGCACCGCCCGTGCCCTGCGCACGGTGACGGCCGCCCTGTCGGATGACGACGTGCGAGTCGACATCGTCGACGTCGACCGGCGCTGA
- the rimM gene encoding ribosome maturation factor RimM (Essential for efficient processing of 16S rRNA) — translation MSTLDVIIATIGRAHGLRGEVALVLRTDQPEERLQIGTVFEVEAGGRRRSLTIQSTRVQQDRWYLRFEEVADRSDAESLRGIDLEVEVDAEQEADEDPDAWYLSQLKGLPVRHVDGRELGTVIGIDHYPAQDLLVVRTTDRRRVQLPFVEQLVPEVDLEAGVVIADPPGGMFDALPEDEQGPEPETSAPARKKR, via the coding sequence ATGAGCACGCTCGACGTCATCATCGCGACCATCGGCAGGGCCCACGGTCTGCGCGGCGAGGTCGCCCTGGTGCTGCGCACCGATCAGCCCGAGGAGCGGCTGCAGATCGGGACAGTCTTCGAGGTCGAGGCCGGTGGGCGCCGACGCTCCCTGACGATCCAGAGCACCCGCGTGCAGCAGGACCGCTGGTACCTGCGCTTCGAGGAGGTCGCCGACCGCAGCGACGCCGAGTCCCTGCGCGGGATCGATCTCGAGGTCGAGGTGGATGCCGAGCAGGAGGCCGACGAGGACCCCGACGCCTGGTACCTCTCGCAGCTCAAGGGCCTGCCGGTCCGGCACGTCGACGGGCGCGAGCTCGGCACCGTGATCGGGATCGACCACTACCCGGCGCAGGATCTGCTCGTGGTGCGGACCACGGATCGTCGCCGGGTCCAGCTGCCGTTCGTCGAGCAGCTGGTGCCCGAGGTGGACCTCGAGGCCGGAGTGGTGATCGCCGACCCGCCCGGGGGGATGTTCGACGCCCTCCCCGAGGACGAGCAGGGGCCCGAGCCCGAGACCTCGGCGCCGGCGCGGAAGAAGCGCTGA
- a CDS encoding Nramp family divalent metal transporter — MHSEDEAHRPPAATETTGSAAASDGTADGSGPPPRWKLIGPGLVVAATGIGAGDLVATLVAGSRYGYALLWAAIAGVIIKIVLVEGAGRWTLATGHSIFEGWRRVGRWTSWYFGPYIMIWGFVYGATAMSASALPLAALIPQVPVLGDVEWIAQMPFMVYAVLSGLIGAALVWMGRYHALEKLVAILVGVMFVTVVGAAAVTVPNLGEIVGGLVPRIPDGGLIYTLSIAGGVGGTITLAAYGYWLTEKGWSTPRWMKVMRIDNAMAYVISGIFVVAMLIVGAELLYSSSIAIGEGDRGLLDLSDVLADRYGTVFSWVFLIGFWASSFSSVLGVWNGVSVMFADFWGHVRGKAEDHPDRRIGGKYYRFYVLWLTIPPMLLLLLGKPVQVIIAYGVLGSFFMPFLAVTLLVLMNSRHMPAAWRNGPAGNIALAVVTLLFVVLGVSQLLDALGGG; from the coding sequence ATGCACTCCGAGGATGAAGCGCACCGGCCGCCTGCCGCCACCGAGACCACCGGATCCGCCGCGGCGTCGGACGGCACCGCCGACGGCTCCGGACCTCCGCCCCGCTGGAAGCTCATCGGTCCCGGCCTCGTGGTCGCGGCCACCGGCATCGGCGCCGGGGACCTCGTGGCGACCCTGGTCGCCGGCTCCCGGTACGGCTACGCCCTGCTCTGGGCTGCGATCGCGGGCGTGATCATCAAGATCGTCCTCGTCGAGGGCGCCGGCCGCTGGACCCTCGCCACCGGGCACTCGATCTTCGAGGGCTGGCGGCGCGTGGGCCGCTGGACCTCCTGGTACTTCGGTCCGTACATCATGATCTGGGGCTTCGTGTACGGAGCGACCGCGATGAGCGCCTCCGCGCTGCCGCTGGCTGCCCTGATCCCGCAGGTGCCCGTGCTCGGGGACGTCGAGTGGATCGCGCAGATGCCCTTCATGGTCTATGCGGTCCTCTCGGGGCTGATCGGCGCCGCGCTGGTCTGGATGGGGCGGTACCACGCCCTCGAGAAGCTCGTCGCGATCCTCGTGGGCGTCATGTTCGTGACGGTCGTGGGTGCCGCGGCGGTCACCGTCCCGAATCTTGGCGAGATCGTCGGCGGCCTGGTGCCGCGCATCCCCGACGGCGGGCTGATCTACACCCTGTCGATCGCCGGCGGCGTCGGCGGCACGATCACCCTCGCCGCCTACGGGTACTGGCTCACCGAGAAGGGCTGGTCCACCCCGCGCTGGATGAAGGTCATGCGGATCGACAACGCCATGGCCTACGTCATCTCCGGGATCTTCGTCGTCGCGATGCTCATCGTCGGCGCCGAGCTGCTGTACTCCTCCTCCATCGCGATCGGGGAGGGGGACCGCGGGCTGCTGGATCTCTCGGACGTGCTCGCGGACCGCTACGGCACCGTGTTCAGCTGGGTGTTCCTGATCGGCTTCTGGGCCTCGTCGTTCTCCTCCGTGCTCGGGGTGTGGAACGGCGTCTCGGTGATGTTCGCGGACTTCTGGGGCCACGTGCGCGGCAAGGCGGAGGATCATCCGGACCGCCGTATCGGCGGGAAGTACTACCGCTTCTACGTCCTGTGGCTCACGATCCCGCCGATGCTGCTGCTCCTGCTGGGCAAGCCGGTGCAGGTGATCATCGCCTACGGTGTGCTGGGGTCCTTCTTCATGCCGTTCCTGGCGGTCACCCTGCTGGTGCTGATGAACTCCCGCCACATGCCCGCCGCCTGGCGGAACGGGCCGGCCGGGAACATCGCGCTCGCCGTGGTGACCCTGCTGTTCGTGGTGCTCGGCGTCTCCCAGCTGCTGGACGCGCTGGGCGGAGGGTGA